The Amphiprion ocellaris isolate individual 3 ecotype Okinawa chromosome 6, ASM2253959v1, whole genome shotgun sequence genome contains a region encoding:
- the slc7a4 gene encoding cationic amino acid transporter 4: MATCPRGCAPAVRLCQRLNRLKTLDDDMMATSLKRCLSTLDLTLLGVGGMVGSGLYVLTGTVAKDTAGPAVIISFLFAGIASLLAAFCYAEFGARIPKTGSAYMFTYVSVGEVWAFLIGWNVILENMIGGAAVARAWSGYLDSIFNHAIQNFTETHIMQWNVPFLAHYPDLLAAGILVVASFFISFGVQVSSYLNHIFSTISMGVIVFILVFGFVLAEPVNWSREQGGFAPFGMSGILAGSATCFYAFVGFDVIASSSEEAKNPQKAIPIATAISLGLAATAYILVSTVLTLMVPWHTLDPNSALADAFFRRGYSWAGVVVAVGSICAMNTVLLCNLFSLPRIVYAMAEDGLFFSIFARVNPITKVPVNAILVFGILMATMALIFDLEALVQFLSIGTLLAYTFVAASVIVLRFQPEKISDKGTATTSPNPNTEPSPAPSESQTITEDGEEPKQYESFSDKLQLVERQKTKERRGVGQLKACWEPYLDRLLGDCDPGEVVAFCVLTLIVSSVSLCAVVEFGNKQLQLPVWSFTMLLVIFSLAYVISLALIWVHEPQKNNKTFQVPLVPLTPGASILFNVFLMMKLSLLTWIRFTVWIAVGLFVYFGYGIWHSKEGIRELQPKDMAARYVVLPSGSLVETVQSVQPEGQVDSSHINASTASTASTAEENTGKR; this comes from the exons ATGGCAACTTGTCCAAGAGGCTGTGCGCCAGCAGTGCGCCTTTGTCAGAGACTGAACCGACTCAAGACACTAGATGATGACATGATGGCAACGTCTCTGAAGCGCTGCCTCTCCACCCTGGACCTGACTCTGCTGGGTGTTGGAGGCATGGTGGGCTCTGGGCTTTACGTTCTGACAGGAACAGTGGCTAAAGACACGGCTGGGCCTGCTGTCATCATATCCTTCCTTTTTGCAGGTATTGCTTCTTTACTGGCTGCCTTTTGTTATGCAGAGTTTGGAGCACGCATTCCCAAAACAGGATCTGCCTACATGTTTACCTACGTCTCCGTGGGAGAGGTCTGGGCCTTTCTCATTGGCTGGAATGTGATTCTGGAGAACATGATTGGCGGTGCAGCCGTGGCACGTGCCTGGAGTGGCTATCTGGACTCCATTTTTAACCACGCTATCCAGAACttcacagagacacacattATGCAGTGGAACGTGCCCTTCCTTGCCCACTACCCTGACCTCCTTGCAGCAGGAATTCTAGTAGTTGCCTCCTTCTTCATTTCCTTTGGAGTTCAAGTGTCCTCTTACCTCAATCATATCTTCTCTACCATAAGTATGGGTGTCATCGTTTTCATCCTGGTCTTTGGCTTTGTGCTAGCTGAGCCAGTCAATTGGAGTCGTGAACAAGGAGGCTTTGCACCTTTTGGGATGTCTGGAATACTGGCAGGTTCAGCCACGTGCTTCTACGCATTTGTGGGCTTTGATGTAATTGCTTCCTCAAGTGAGGAGGCAAAGAATCCGCAGAAGGCTATTCCCATTGCGACTGCTATCTCCCTTGGACTGGCAGCAACAGCCTACATCCTGGTCTCCACAGTGCTCACACTGATGGTACCCTGGCATACGCTGGACCCCAACTCTGCTCTGGCAGATGCTTTTTTCCGCCGTGGCTACAGTTGGGCAGGAGTTGTTGTGGCAGTAGGTTCCATCTGTG CCATGAATACTGTGCTGCTCTGTAATCTCTTCTCCCTCCCTCGGATTGTGTACGCCATGGCAGAGGATGGATTGTTCTTCTCCATTTTCGCACGAGTCAATCCCATCACCAAAGTTCCCGTCAATGCTATTCTGGTGTTTGGAATCCTCATGGCCACCATGGCTCTGATCTTTGACCTGGAGGCCTTGGTTCAGTTCTTGTCCATCGGCACCCTCCTGGCGTACACCTTTGTGGCAGCGAGTGTAATTGTGTTGCGTTTCCAACCTGAGAAAATCAGCGACAAGGGAACCGCTACCACATCTCCCAACCCCAACACTGAGCCTTCCCCTGCCCCTTCAGAGTCTCAGACCATAACCGAGGACGGTGAGGAGCCGAAGCAGTACGAGTCCTTCTCTGACAAACTCCAGCTGGTCGAAAGGCAAAAGACGAAAGAGCGGCGTGGGGTGGGGCAGCTGAAGGCCTGCTGGGAGCCGTACCTAGACAGGCTGCTGGGGGACTGTGACCCGGGTGAGGTGGTGGCCTTCTGTGTGCTGACTTTGATAGTGAGCTCAGTATCCCTCTGCGCCGTGGTGGAATTTGGAAACAAACAGCTACAGCTGCCGGTTTGGAGCTTCACAATGCTGCTGGTGATTTTTAGCTTAGCTTACGTCATCAGCCTGGCTCTTATATGGGTTCATgagccacaaaaaaacaacaaaacattccaG GTACCTCTGGTTCCATTGACTCCAGGTGCCAGTATCCTCTTTAATGTGTTCCTCATGATGAAGCTCAGTCTTCTAACCTGGATTCGATTCACAGTGTGGATTGCAGTTG GTCTCTTTGTATATTTTGGCTATGGCATCTGGCACAGTAAGGAGGGAATACGGGAGCTGCAGCCCAAAGACATGGCCGCCCGGTACGTGGTGCTACCCAGCGGCAGCCTGGTAGAGACAGTGCAGTCCGTCCAGCCCGAAGGTCAAGTGGACTCTTCACACATCAACGCCTCCACTGCCTCCACTGCCTCAACTGCCGAGGAGAACACGGGAAAGAGATGA